One Salmo salar chromosome ssa01, Ssal_v3.1, whole genome shotgun sequence DNA window includes the following coding sequences:
- the LOC106611219 gene encoding endoplasmic reticulum lectin 1 isoform X1 — translation MDGTRLLFVLFGGLLEVYCGVSANRGGSPSFTDEIPFKINWPGAEFTLPTSGALYKEDDFVIMTTTEKEKYKCLLPSLSNGDGDDDKVYAGPTPGDLLDPLFKQNSCSYRIESYWTYEVCHGKHVRQYHEEKETGQIKVQEYVLGSMTKSTESSATSGTEIAEVEKVEEMDPTPEAEKEVPTKNVEGQLTPYYPVLMAHGTACVLKQNTPRSTNVLYVCHPEAKNEILSIAEVTTCEYEVVVLTPLICAHPKYRFKSSPVNAIFCQAMSGSPLRPHRLSQMDREQELLKPTFTAAAPEKEEESTSPVREEAFSSTHKPLVVGGQTQVTVGTTHISRLTDEQLIKEFLSGSYCLHGGVGWWKYEFCYGKHVHQYHEYLIQDDESILSQDKEQGKNIVVVGSWNAEEHLQWAQKNVARSYQFKDDGVQKVKLVSLFYGHGDVCDLTGKPRQVIVKLKCKESESPHAVTVYMLEPQTCQYVLGVESPVICQILDTADEKGLLSISS, via the exons ATGGACGGGACTAGGCTGTTGTTCGTGTTGTTTGGGGGTTTGTTGgaggtgtattgtggtgtgtcgGCTAACAGAGGGGGATCTCCTTCGTTTACTGATGAAATCCCATTCAAAATTAACTGGCCTGGGGCCGAATTCACCCTG CCAACCTCAGGTGCCCTCTACAAAGAAGATGACTTTGTCATCATGACAACAACAGAGAAGGAGAAATACAAATGTCTCCTGCCTTCCCTGTCAAATGGAGATGGC GATGATGACAAGGTGTACGCTGGTCCCACTCCAGGTGATCTGCTGGACCCACTGTTCAAACAGAACAGCTGCTCCTACAGA ATCGAGTCATACTGGACGTATGAGGTGTGTCATGGGAAACATGTGAGACAATACCATGAGGAGAAGGAGACGGGACAG atcAAAGTTCAGGAGTACGTCTTGGGAAGCATGACCAAGTCGACAGAGTCTTCAGCCACTTCAGGAACAGAGATTGCAGAGGTAGAGAAAGTCGAGGAGATGGATCCTACACCAGAAGCTGAGAAAGAG GTTCCCACTAAGAACGTGGAAGGCCAGCTGACTCCATACTACCCGGTGTTGATGGCCCACGGGACAGCGTGCGTCCTGAAACAGAACACGCCTCGCTCCACCAACGTGCTGTATGTCTGCCACCCCGAAGCCAAGAACGAGATCCTCTCTATCGCTGAGGTCACTACCTGCGAGTACGAAGTAGTGGTGCTGACCCCTCTGATCTGTgcacaccccaaatacag GTTCAAGTCGTCCCCAGTGAATGCCATCTTCTGCCAGGCCATGTCTGGTTCTCCCCTGCGGCCTCACAGGCTCTCTCAGATGGACCGGGAGCAGGAGCTGCTGAAACCTACCTTCACTGCCGCTGCCCCGGAAAAAGAa GAGGAGAGTACGTCCCCCGTGAGAGAGGAGGCCTTCTCCTCTACCCATAAGCCCCTGGTGGTGGGCGGGCAGACCCAGGTTACCGTGGGAACCACCCACATCTCCCGTCTGACAGACGAGCAGCTGATCAAAGAGTTCCTGAGTGGCTCCTACTGTCTCCATGGG GGAGTGGGATGGTGGAAGTATGAGTTCTGCTATGGGAAGCATGTACATCAGTACCATGAG TATCTAATACAGGATGATGAATCGATTCTCTCCCAGGATAAGGAGCAGGGGAAGAACATTGTGGTAGTGGGCAGTTGGAACGCTGAGGAACATCTGCAGTGGGCTCAGAAGAACGTGGCCCGATCCTACCAGTTCAAAGACGACGGGGTCCAGAAAGTCAA ACTGGTGTCCCTCTTCTACGGCCATGGGGACGTGTGTGACCTGACGGGGAAACCCAGACAGGTCATCGTCAAGCTCAA
- the LOC106611219 gene encoding endoplasmic reticulum lectin 1 isoform X2, with the protein MDGTRLLFVLFGGLLEVYCGVSANRGGSPSFTDEIPFKINWPGAEFTLPTSGALYKEDDFVIMTTTEKEKYKCLLPSLSNGDGDDDKVYAGPTPGDLLDPLFKQNSCSYRIESYWTYEVCHGKHVRQYHEEKETGQIKVQEYVLGSMTKSTESSATSGTEIAEVEKVEEMDPTPEAEKEVPTKNVEGQLTPYYPVLMAHGTACVLKQNTPRSTNVLYVCHPEAKNEILSIAEVTTCEYEVVVLTPLICAHPKYRFKSSPVNAIFCQAMSGSPLRPHRLSQMDREQELLKPTFTAAAPEKEEESTSPVREEAFSSTHKPLVVGGQTQVTVGTTHISRLTDEQLIKEFLSGSYCLHGGVGWWKYEFCYGKHVHQYHEDKEQGKNIVVVGSWNAEEHLQWAQKNVARSYQFKDDGVQKVKLVSLFYGHGDVCDLTGKPRQVIVKLKCKESESPHAVTVYMLEPQTCQYVLGVESPVICQILDTADEKGLLSISS; encoded by the exons ATGGACGGGACTAGGCTGTTGTTCGTGTTGTTTGGGGGTTTGTTGgaggtgtattgtggtgtgtcgGCTAACAGAGGGGGATCTCCTTCGTTTACTGATGAAATCCCATTCAAAATTAACTGGCCTGGGGCCGAATTCACCCTG CCAACCTCAGGTGCCCTCTACAAAGAAGATGACTTTGTCATCATGACAACAACAGAGAAGGAGAAATACAAATGTCTCCTGCCTTCCCTGTCAAATGGAGATGGC GATGATGACAAGGTGTACGCTGGTCCCACTCCAGGTGATCTGCTGGACCCACTGTTCAAACAGAACAGCTGCTCCTACAGA ATCGAGTCATACTGGACGTATGAGGTGTGTCATGGGAAACATGTGAGACAATACCATGAGGAGAAGGAGACGGGACAG atcAAAGTTCAGGAGTACGTCTTGGGAAGCATGACCAAGTCGACAGAGTCTTCAGCCACTTCAGGAACAGAGATTGCAGAGGTAGAGAAAGTCGAGGAGATGGATCCTACACCAGAAGCTGAGAAAGAG GTTCCCACTAAGAACGTGGAAGGCCAGCTGACTCCATACTACCCGGTGTTGATGGCCCACGGGACAGCGTGCGTCCTGAAACAGAACACGCCTCGCTCCACCAACGTGCTGTATGTCTGCCACCCCGAAGCCAAGAACGAGATCCTCTCTATCGCTGAGGTCACTACCTGCGAGTACGAAGTAGTGGTGCTGACCCCTCTGATCTGTgcacaccccaaatacag GTTCAAGTCGTCCCCAGTGAATGCCATCTTCTGCCAGGCCATGTCTGGTTCTCCCCTGCGGCCTCACAGGCTCTCTCAGATGGACCGGGAGCAGGAGCTGCTGAAACCTACCTTCACTGCCGCTGCCCCGGAAAAAGAa GAGGAGAGTACGTCCCCCGTGAGAGAGGAGGCCTTCTCCTCTACCCATAAGCCCCTGGTGGTGGGCGGGCAGACCCAGGTTACCGTGGGAACCACCCACATCTCCCGTCTGACAGACGAGCAGCTGATCAAAGAGTTCCTGAGTGGCTCCTACTGTCTCCATGGG GGAGTGGGATGGTGGAAGTATGAGTTCTGCTATGGGAAGCATGTACATCAGTACCATGAG GATAAGGAGCAGGGGAAGAACATTGTGGTAGTGGGCAGTTGGAACGCTGAGGAACATCTGCAGTGGGCTCAGAAGAACGTGGCCCGATCCTACCAGTTCAAAGACGACGGGGTCCAGAAAGTCAA ACTGGTGTCCCTCTTCTACGGCCATGGGGACGTGTGTGACCTGACGGGGAAACCCAGACAGGTCATCGTCAAGCTCAA